From a single Salvelinus namaycush isolate Seneca chromosome 14, SaNama_1.0, whole genome shotgun sequence genomic region:
- the LOC120058942 gene encoding epithelial membrane protein 3-like, whose amino-acid sequence MAYLLMFVTLLHLITLAMLFIATMEKSWWVWDGMENSDLWYNCRFDNDTGTWLCASSKETEWLQSVQVLMVLSVVFSSVSFLVFLGQLFTMSKGGLFYFTGLCQVFAGLTAFAAALIYTLHNQEILQDSRKLTEGHFGYCFILAWVCVPLLLISGVMYIHLRKKE is encoded by the exons ATGGCGTACTTGCTGATGTTTGTGACCCTGCTGCATCTAATCACCTTGGCCATGCTCTTCATTGCCACCATGGAGAAG TCCTGGTGGGTATGGGATGGGATGGAGAACTCAGATCTCTGGTATAACTGTAGATTTGACAATGACACTGGAACCTGGTTGTGTGCCTCCTCCAAGGAGACTG AGTGGCTCCAATCAGTCCAGGTGTTGATGGTGCTGTCTGTGGTCTTCTCTTCGGTTTCCTTTCTGGTTTTCCTTGGGCAGCTCTTCACAATGTCCAAAGGGGGGCTATTCTACTTCACCGGGTTATGTCAAGTCTTTGCAG GTCTCACTGCATTTGCGGCTGCTCTCATCTACACGTTGCACAACCAAGAGATCCTCCAGGACTCACGAAAGCTGACCGAGGGACATTTTGGCTACTGTTTTATACTGGCCTGGGTGTGTGTGCCGCTGCTACTCATCAGTGGAGTCATGTACATCCACCTACGTAAGAAAGAGTGA